Sequence from the Numida meleagris isolate 19003 breed g44 Domestic line chromosome 2, NumMel1.0, whole genome shotgun sequence genome:
AGGCTGGAGAGCACCACTCCCCCCAGGGTCAGGAGACACAGCCCAGCAATAACGCAGCGGTCCAGGTGAGCCCCAATCCTGGCGCTCTCATTCTCCAGTCTCTCCATCTCCCGGGCGGCCACCGTGTTGGGATCTACAGTCACGTCTCTGGGTACTACGTAGGAAATGATCACCAGCAAAATCCCACTGACTAGGAACAAAATGGCACTGATGAACCCATAGTCCAAGgatttcccagctgctgcctctgaggCAGCGTCATCCTCCTCGGAGACCAGGGAGGGAGAGTCGTGCACCCACTCGTGAGGCAGCTCCCGGCAGGAGCGCTGCTGAGGGGCATCCTGGCAGCCTGTTGGACTGGGGGGACTTCGTGCATGCTCCACGTTTACATTTTCATCCACGCAAGTGAAGGATGTCTCGAGTTCCTGGATGCAGCAGCAGGGTTTCTTCTTCCCTCCGTCCTCTTCCCCCGGATAGTGCTCGGGCAGGTGGCAGGGTTGGGAGTTGTTGGGGGGTGCAGGGTGCTCCTGGGGTGAGCTGCCTGAGCGGGAGGACAGGGGTGCTGGGGTGGGCTCAGCCATGGGGCCCCTCTGCAAGGGCTTGCAGTGCCTTTCACAGCGCAGAGCTGCCACAGCCGCTGCTGCTCTGGGGTCCACCTCGCCCACctcacgctgctgctgctgctgctgctgctgctgctgctcatagCGAGGGGAGGGCAGGCTCCAGCCGGCAGCGGGGCCTAGGGCACTCTGCCTGCTCTCCTCGGCCAGGTAGAGAAGCTCCATGCAAGCCATCGGCCTCGCCTCGGTGAGCCCTGACTGCTGGGCTACCGCATCCTTCAGCAAGCGCTGCCCCTGGCTCGCTGGAGCAGTCTCATGGTGCTCGAGCTGCCGTATCCCAGAAATCTTCTACTCTTTCACCACCGTTTTGTTAGGGACATGGCTTGTGTCAGCTGTTAAATGATTAAACAAATCCCCTCTGACGTTCATTTCTTTTTGGTCTGCAAATGAAatagcagaggggaaaaaaacacaacaacaaagGCAAACCCGACAACCTCCTGACAATACGTTAATGAACCAAAGAGCAGATAACACAAATGTAATACATCGGTCGTCCTCTCCGCTGCTCAAGGGGAGATGACAAACACGATTGTTTTAACCACGAACTTAAAGCCGTAATCCTCTTGCAGATCCAAAATCTATTAGGGAGTCTAATCAACCTTTGACACCAATATCCAATTAAGGCAGTAAGTCATCTGCAGAGCGCAGGATAGCTGGAATAACTATgtaaaatgacagagaaaaaaaagagagctattttctttcagaagcaagTAACTTCCTCCCCTTcaaattaagaattttaaacTCAGATAGAGAGACTAATTAGAAAGAAACACGCAAATCCCACACAGCTCAGTAATCCAGGATCTGTATTCTCTGGTGGAAATCTGATAATCCCACGGGAAAAGCGGTGCTTTCCTATAGCAGATCTCCAGTTTGATTATGAGCTTTCGGAATGAAATTATGCCTCAACGACTGATGACTCAAAGACGGATATTACTTCTCATCTGCAATTAATTCGTTATCCCCCCCTGTTCTGCAGCCCCCCGGACAACCCGAGGCCGAACTCCCCGTGTAATCAGGGAGAAGCGCAGCCCCGCGAACGTGTTGCACACGCAGACAACACATGTGCGCCGATGGCAGCGAGGCGATGAGTACGGACCAGGCTCCCACCGCTCTTCCCGGGACCTCAGCGGTCGCTCGATGTAGCGCGCTCGCGGGGAGCGGCGGGATGCGCGCACAAGTGTGTGCCCCGCTGGTGCGGAGCTTGCACCCGCACCCACGCACCCGgcacgcacacgcacacacacacacacacacgcacacacccGGCACACCACCTCCTGCCCCGGCTCCCACCCCGCGGCACAGCGCAGCGCCGCCCGCCCCTCACACCTACCTGCGGCCACGGCCAGCGCCCCGGGGCTCAGCCGGGCGGCAGCGCCGAGCNNNNNNNNNNNNNNNNNNNNNNNNNNNNNNNNNNNNNNNNNNNNNNNNNNNNNNNNNNNNNNNNNNNNNNNNNNNNNNNNNNNNNNNNNNNNNNNNNNNNNNNNNNNNNNNNNNNNNNNNNNNNNNNNNNNNNNNNNNNNAGCGCCGGGACTGCACCGCCTGCCCCCGGGGGCCGGGCTGGCCACGCCCGCAGCGCGGGTTGAGGCCTCGCCGGGCGGCCCCTGGAACGGGATGGGAGATGCGCGGCAATAAGGCAAGCCGTGTGAGGCCGTCAGGATGTCCAGCTTGGTCATCGCACGCGCTTTTTCTCCCAGAACCGTAACAGCTAGCGTTGTACTGTATAGTATAGAGTAATAAAATCACATTCTCAAACGATCGCAGCATTCCCAAGTCAGGGACTTCGGGAAGCGTTCTCGGAGCTGTGAGACTTGCAGGGAAATCTCAGCAGCTCGCTCCGTGCTGGCAGGCTCGCCACCCGCAGCTCCTCACTTTGTGTGCAGGCATAAATGACTGCTAAAACCACCGCTGCCAAGCAAGCATCGTAAAAGGCATGAGCAATTGCTATGAGCCCTTACTGAATTTTCTTGCTTGTGCTTCCTCTGAAGGAATAAACTGggttatgaaaataaattgcgGAGCAGGAAGAAGAGATTTATCATGGATGGATATTGTGCTGTTGGGAAGGGACCAGGCTCTGGGGGGCGTCGAGGGAGGGGCTTGGGTGTGGAGCTGAAAGGAAGATGTCCTTGGGGAGTAGAAAGGAGTAACACCTGCCTGGATACTGGGGAGGAAAGC
This genomic interval carries:
- the TMEM74 gene encoding transmembrane protein 74; amino-acid sequence: MACMELLYLAEESRQSALGPAAGWSLPSPRYEQQQQQQQQQQREVGEVDPRAAAAVAALRCERHCKPLQRGPMAEPTPAPLSSRSGSSPQEHPAPPNNSQPCHLPEHYPGEEDGGKKKPCCCIQELETSFTCVDENVNVEHARSPPSPTGCQDAPQQRSCRELPHEWVHDSPSLVSEEDDAASEAAAGKSLDYGFISAILFLVSGILLVIISYVVPRDVTVDPNTVAAREMERLENESARIGAHLDRCVIAGLCLLTLGGVVLSSLLMMSMWKGELYRRSRFASSKESAKLYGSFNFRMKSGANDNMLELSLVEEDVLAIDN